The following coding sequences lie in one Arachis stenosperma cultivar V10309 chromosome 5, arast.V10309.gnm1.PFL2, whole genome shotgun sequence genomic window:
- the LOC130983058 gene encoding uncharacterized protein LOC130983058, with protein sequence MKKSGIPLTLMILLSWFAALAWCDGEIIRSVHVLDLMIRDYTFKSVDKNFKTGTAESVKLPSKLAGISVDTVRFRCGSLTRYGAELKEFHLNVGVTVHPCIERVMLIRQNMGSNWSSIYYSNYDLSGYQLVSPILGLLAYNADQDSNSSNSSINPFQLGIVSGDKPLTIDFTNATKLNEGTPLCASFEGDGRMTVAKASENSPFVCVAKRNGHFGMVVVDSEVDEYNKKPIAQWKVAVGSTIGAALGAFLLGLLLVAMLVRVKKRSRMVEMERRAYEEEALQVSMVGHVRAPTASGTRTTPTLEHEYINSHLN encoded by the coding sequence ATGAAGAAATCTGGAATTCCCTTGACTCTGATGATATTATTGTCCTGGTTTGCGGCCTTGGCGTGGTGTGATGGTGAGATAATAAGATCGGTTCATGTTCTTGACCTGATGATAAGAGACTACACGTTCAAGTCAGTGGACAAGAACTTCAAGACAGGGACAGCAGAGTCAGTGAAGTTACCTTCAAAGCTAGCAGGGATCAGTGTTGACACAGTAAGGTTCAGATGTGGAAGCTTAACAAGGTACGGTGCTGAACTAAAGGAGTTTCATCTCAATGTTGGTGTAACCGTTCATCCATGTATTGAGAGGGTCATGTTGATAAGACAAAATATGGGGTCTAATTGGTCTTCTATATATTATTCTAACTATGATCTATCTGGCTACCAGCTTGTTTCTCCAATTCTGGGACTCTTAGCTTACAATGCTGATCAAGATTCCAATTCTTCCAACTCAAGCATCAACCCTTTTCAACTTGGAATTGTGTCTGGTGATAAACCTCTCACTATTGATTTCACCAATGCTACAAAACTGAATGAGGGGACCCCCTTGTGTGCTAGTTTTGAAGGAGACGGGAGAATGACGGTGGCGAAAGCCAGCGAAAATTCACCGTTTGTTTGCGTTGCCAAGAGGAATGGGCATTTTGGGATGGTGGTTGTGGATTCTGAAGTGGATGAGTATAATAAGAAGCCCATAGCTCAGTGGAAAGTGGCGGTTGGAAGCACAATTGGTGCTGCATTAGGTGCTTTCCTTCTTGGGTTGCTCCTCGTGGCGATGCTTGTGAGGGTGAAGAAGAGATCAAGAATGGTGGAGATGGAAAGAAGGGCCTATGAAGAAGAAGCTCTTCAGGTTTCAATGGTTGGTCATGTCAGAGCTCCTACTGCTTCTGGAACAAGAACCACGCCCACACTTGAGCATGAGTACATAAATTCTCATCTTAATTAA